A single genomic interval of Bacillus smithii harbors:
- a CDS encoding transglycosylase domain-containing protein produces the protein MGTSLDTMKNIWRKFHLTQVFILLLSICVLLLLGFVIYFMKSADVESLKKGLSQQTIIYDKDGDVASKLSANRSDSVPIKKIPDSLQDAVVAIEDHQFYNHNGFYLKGMLRAFVQDILHGGAVQGGSTITQQLTKNALLSPEKTLKRKIEELFLAIQIEKVYKKKEILEMYLNTIYFGQGAWGVQNASEKYFGKNVQDLNLSESALLAGLIKAPSALDPYNHYEAAIKRRNVVLDQMVKYGYITQDEANKAKSTTIVLKDGSKDPLKEKYPYFGDAVIEEAVNRYGLSQKDLLEKGYKIYTTMDQNIQSQLEKVYKEDWLFPKGVHGGDVQSAVVMLDPHNGGVLGVVGSRGEHVFRGFSYATQMKTSPGSTIKPLAVYTPALEEGYEPTSMLKDEKMKFGDYEPSNYDGVYKGEVPMYEAVEKSLNVPAVWLLNEIGLDKGVDALKRFGIPLEKEDRNLSIALGGMYKGVSPLQMASAYSTFANGGVRQEGHFIRKIVDPDGKVVAEWKGEGKRVTSKKVVDEMNSMLLNVVAEGTGRKASIPGYKIAGKTGSTQVPIEGVDGTKDQWFIGYTPNVVGAVWLGFDNNNDYLTSNSSDGVVPVFREVMEKTLPYIKNESFDVTPIQKQVEKKKKKDWKEKLIEEWKKLF, from the coding sequence ATGGGAACATCTTTAGATACAATGAAGAACATTTGGAGAAAATTCCATCTAACCCAAGTGTTTATTTTGCTTCTTTCTATTTGCGTTCTTTTATTACTGGGATTTGTGATCTATTTTATGAAATCAGCAGATGTCGAGTCTTTAAAAAAAGGTCTATCCCAGCAAACGATTATTTATGACAAAGACGGAGACGTTGCCAGTAAATTATCAGCTAATCGCTCAGATAGTGTGCCGATCAAGAAAATACCGGATTCTTTGCAAGACGCTGTGGTTGCGATTGAAGACCATCAATTTTACAACCATAACGGATTTTATTTAAAAGGAATGCTGAGAGCGTTTGTGCAAGATATACTGCATGGAGGAGCGGTCCAAGGTGGAAGCACGATTACGCAGCAGCTGACGAAAAACGCGCTGCTTTCACCGGAAAAAACGTTAAAGCGAAAAATTGAAGAACTCTTTCTTGCGATCCAAATCGAAAAAGTGTACAAGAAAAAAGAAATACTGGAAATGTACTTAAACACCATTTACTTTGGGCAAGGTGCATGGGGAGTACAAAATGCATCGGAAAAGTATTTTGGAAAAAATGTGCAAGATTTGAATTTGAGTGAATCAGCTTTGCTTGCCGGTCTCATTAAGGCTCCGTCCGCCCTTGATCCGTACAATCATTACGAAGCGGCCATCAAACGCCGCAACGTCGTACTGGACCAAATGGTCAAATATGGGTACATCACACAAGATGAAGCGAATAAAGCCAAAAGTACGACCATCGTATTGAAAGACGGAAGCAAGGACCCGCTAAAAGAAAAATATCCTTATTTTGGCGATGCCGTTATTGAAGAAGCTGTCAATCGCTATGGCCTTTCTCAAAAAGATCTTTTGGAGAAGGGATATAAAATTTACACTACGATGGATCAAAATATCCAATCTCAATTGGAAAAAGTGTATAAGGAGGATTGGCTTTTTCCAAAAGGTGTACATGGCGGGGATGTTCAAAGCGCGGTCGTTATGTTAGATCCACATAATGGAGGGGTTTTAGGGGTTGTAGGAAGCCGTGGAGAACATGTATTCCGTGGTTTCAGCTATGCTACGCAAATGAAAACTTCTCCTGGATCTACGATTAAGCCTCTCGCTGTTTATACACCGGCTTTAGAAGAAGGATATGAACCAACGAGCATGCTGAAAGATGAAAAAATGAAATTCGGCGATTATGAGCCTTCCAACTATGACGGAGTGTACAAAGGAGAAGTTCCAATGTACGAAGCGGTTGAAAAATCGCTGAATGTACCGGCTGTTTGGCTTTTAAACGAGATTGGACTGGATAAAGGCGTGGATGCTTTAAAACGTTTCGGAATCCCTCTTGAAAAAGAAGACCGGAACTTGAGCATCGCTCTTGGCGGAATGTATAAAGGGGTCTCGCCATTGCAAATGGCGTCCGCCTATTCGACGTTTGCCAATGGTGGGGTTCGCCAAGAAGGACATTTTATCAGAAAAATTGTGGACCCTGACGGCAAGGTGGTAGCAGAGTGGAAAGGCGAAGGAAAGCGCGTTACAAGTAAAAAAGTAGTTGATGAAATGAATTCTATGCTGTTGAACGTAGTCGCAGAAGGAACTGGAAGAAAAGCATCGATTCCAGGGTATAAGATTGCCGGAAAGACAGGCTCTACTCAGGTGCCGATTGAAGGCGTGGATGGAACAAAGGACCAATGGTTTATTGGGTATACGCCAAACGTGGTGGGAGCTGTCTGGCTTGGCTTTGACAACAACAACGATTACTTGACCAGCAACAGTTCTGATGGAGTAGTCCCAGTATTTCGGGAGGTCATGGAAAAAACGCTGCCGTATATAAAAAATGAATCATTTGATGTAACGCCTATTCAAAAACAAGTAGAGAAAAAGAAGAAAAAAGATTGGAAAGAAAAACTCATCGAAGAATGGAAGAAGCTTTTTTAA
- the ilvD gene encoding dihydroxy-acid dehydratase: MRSDMIKKGIDRAPHRSLLYAAGVKTEDLNKPFIGVCNSYIDIIPGHVHLKEFAEVVKDAIREAGGVPFEFNTIGVDDGIAMGHIGMRYSLPSRELIADSAETVINAHWFDGVFFIPNCDKITPGMLMAAVRTNVPSVFVSGGPMEAGRTKAGKPLSLSSVFEGVGARLSGRISEEEFGEIERNACPSCGSCSGMFTANSMNSLMEVLGMTPPGNATIVATSSERRKLIKEAVQYLMELIEKDIRPRDIITPEAIDDAFALDMAMGGSTNTVLHTLAIANEAEIEYDLKRINEIAKKVPYLAKISPASDYSMQDVHRAGGISAIIKELCEMDGVIHKDRITITGKTLYENVKDAKILDDQVIRRKENPYSAVGGLSILYGNIAPDGAVIKVGAVDPSIKTFLGEAIVFDSQDEALKGIHSGLVREGHVVVIRYEGPKGGPGMPEMLAPTSEIAGRGLDKKVALITDGRFSGASRGISIGHISPEAAEGGPIAFIENGDQILIDLENRTINVLLTEEEMTERKRRWVQPEPKIKKGYLARYSKLVTSASTGGIMKI, translated from the coding sequence ATGCGCAGTGACATGATAAAAAAAGGGATTGACCGAGCCCCTCATCGCAGCCTTTTATACGCGGCAGGGGTCAAAACAGAAGATTTAAACAAACCGTTTATCGGTGTGTGCAATTCGTATATCGATATTATTCCGGGACATGTCCATTTAAAAGAATTTGCGGAAGTGGTCAAAGATGCCATAAGAGAGGCTGGCGGTGTCCCGTTTGAATTTAATACGATCGGGGTAGACGATGGAATCGCCATGGGGCATATCGGAATGCGATACTCCTTGCCCAGCAGGGAACTGATCGCCGATTCGGCAGAGACAGTCATCAATGCCCACTGGTTTGATGGAGTATTCTTTATTCCCAATTGCGATAAAATAACACCTGGTATGCTAATGGCGGCGGTTCGGACGAATGTTCCTTCCGTTTTCGTATCCGGAGGGCCGATGGAAGCAGGCAGAACAAAAGCAGGAAAACCGCTGTCGCTTTCCTCGGTGTTTGAAGGAGTCGGAGCACGATTATCCGGAAGAATTTCGGAAGAAGAATTTGGGGAAATTGAAAGAAACGCTTGTCCGTCTTGTGGTTCTTGTTCGGGGATGTTTACTGCTAACTCAATGAATTCATTGATGGAAGTGCTTGGCATGACACCTCCGGGCAATGCAACGATTGTCGCCACTTCTTCGGAGCGGCGCAAGCTTATCAAGGAAGCCGTCCAATATTTAATGGAGTTGATCGAAAAAGACATCCGACCGCGAGATATTATTACACCAGAAGCTATTGATGATGCGTTTGCTCTTGATATGGCAATGGGCGGTTCCACTAATACGGTTCTTCATACGTTGGCCATCGCAAATGAGGCCGAAATTGAGTACGATTTAAAGCGAATCAACGAAATTGCCAAGAAAGTTCCTTATTTAGCCAAAATCAGTCCTGCCTCGGACTATTCGATGCAGGATGTTCACAGGGCAGGGGGCATTAGCGCAATCATTAAAGAATTGTGTGAAATGGATGGAGTAATCCATAAAGATAGAATCACGATTACCGGAAAAACTTTGTATGAAAATGTAAAAGATGCCAAAATATTGGATGATCAAGTCATCAGAAGAAAGGAAAATCCATACAGTGCTGTCGGCGGACTTTCCATCTTGTATGGAAATATTGCTCCGGATGGAGCCGTCATTAAGGTAGGGGCTGTAGATCCTTCCATCAAGACTTTCCTTGGAGAAGCGATCGTGTTCGATTCGCAGGATGAAGCGTTGAAAGGAATTCACAGCGGATTGGTCCGAGAAGGGCACGTTGTTGTCATTCGATATGAAGGACCTAAAGGCGGACCGGGGATGCCGGAAATGCTTGCTCCTACTTCAGAGATTGCCGGAAGAGGGCTCGATAAAAAAGTGGCTCTCATAACGGATGGAAGATTTTCAGGTGCTTCCCGTGGCATTTCTATAGGTCATATATCCCCTGAAGCTGCTGAAGGCGGTCCAATTGCTTTCATTGAAAATGGAGATCAAATCTTGATCGATCTGGAAAATCGAACGATCAATGTGTTGCTGACAGAAGAAGAAATGACAGAACGAAAGAGACGTTGGGTTCAGCCTGAACCGAAAATTAAAAAAGGCTATTTGGCGAGATATTCCAAACTTGTCACTTCCGCCAGCACAGGCGGGATCATGAAAATTTAA
- the ilvE gene encoding branched-chain-amino-acid transaminase produces MSEQWIYLNGKLVKKEDAVISVYDHGFLYGDGVFEGIRMYKGVVFRLKEHIDRLYDSAKSIMLNIPKTKEEMTQIIVDTLKKNELEDAYIRVVVSRGVGDLGLDPNNCKGPQIIVIAEPLALYPKELYETGIEIVTVASRRNRSDVLPPQVKSLNYLNNILVKIEAQLANASEALMLNDQGYVAEGSGDNIFIVKNGVVKTPPAYVGALEGITRNTIIEIGRKLGFDVREETMTRHDVYSADEVFLTGTAAEIISVVKVDGRVIGDGKPGEYTKKLLDAFREYVTTDGVKVYSETSVHAG; encoded by the coding sequence GTGAGTGAGCAATGGATCTATTTAAACGGCAAATTGGTAAAAAAAGAAGATGCGGTCATTTCAGTGTACGACCACGGCTTTTTGTACGGAGATGGCGTATTTGAAGGCATCCGGATGTATAAGGGAGTGGTATTTCGATTAAAAGAACATATTGATCGGCTTTACGACTCCGCCAAATCCATTATGTTGAATATCCCTAAAACAAAGGAAGAAATGACTCAAATCATTGTGGATACGCTAAAAAAGAATGAGTTGGAAGATGCGTATATTCGGGTGGTCGTTTCGAGAGGGGTCGGTGACTTGGGTCTGGATCCGAACAACTGTAAAGGACCTCAAATTATTGTCATAGCTGAACCGCTTGCTCTTTATCCTAAAGAATTATATGAGACTGGAATTGAAATTGTGACGGTAGCAAGCCGACGAAATCGTTCGGATGTGCTTCCACCTCAAGTAAAATCTTTAAACTATCTAAATAATATTCTTGTAAAAATTGAAGCACAGTTGGCAAACGCCAGTGAAGCGTTGATGTTAAACGATCAAGGTTATGTGGCGGAAGGTTCGGGGGATAATATTTTTATCGTAAAGAACGGAGTCGTAAAAACACCTCCTGCTTACGTCGGTGCACTGGAAGGAATTACAAGAAATACAATTATTGAGATTGGAAGAAAATTGGGCTTTGATGTCAGGGAAGAAACGATGACGCGTCACGACGTATATTCGGCGGATGAAGTCTTTTTAACAGGTACGGCAGCGGAAATCATTTCGGTAGTGAAAGTGGACGGAAGAGTGATCGGGGACGGAAAACCTGGTGAATATACGAAGAAATTGTTGGATGCATTCCGTGAATATGTAACAACGGACGGAGTAAAAGTGTATTCAGAAACAAGCGTTCATGCTGGTTGA